From the genome of Leptospira koniambonensis:
CTTAGATAAGAGTGTGATCATCACATTCACTGATCCGAATAAAAAATTTAAGATCAAAGGGATCCGAGTCTCTGAAAAAGCCTCCAGAAGAAAAAAATCCCAAGAAGCAGAAGAGTTAGAAAAAAGAAAAGAAGGTCTACTCTTAGCTTTAAGCACAAAGTCTAGAGAAGTCCAAGATCTTTTGGATTGGGAAGCTTCTATCAAATCAATTAAACCTGCAATCCGAGAACAAGACGGAGTAGTGGAGAAGATTGATTCAGAAAATTTTTCTTCCTTTCGTAAAACATATGCTGAACTAGCTGAAGATAATACAAAACTTAGATTAGCTAAGCTAGAAGAATTAGATCGTATCCGAGAAGAATTTTATATTGTAACTACTAAGATCGCTCATCTTGCAGAAGGGGATACTCTTCGTAGGAAAGAGATTCGATTGGATGTGGAATCTGATTCCGCAAATGTATTTCCTTTTGAATATAAATATTTGATCCGAGGAGCGAACTGGTATCCTCGTTACACATTGGAGTTAAATTCAAACGGGCAGGAAGCGGAGTTAGGTTGGCACGCATTAGTTCGTAACGAAACTGGAGAAGATTGGAAAAACGTTCGATTAGAATTTTCCACCGCAAATCCAAACCAAGACATAGACTTGCCCGAGTATAGAGAATACAGGATAGCTTCTAAAGAAGTAGCAGTATATTCAGGAGACGAAGATTATTCTCCTGCTGATAAGGAGTATGACGCTCCTTCTAAACCTTCTGCAAATGCTGGTAGCAATGTATTCCAAAGTAAAAAGGAATCCAAGAAAAAAGCTCCTGCACCAAAAGTTTCTCAAAGAAGTAAAGCAGAAGATAGAATTGATGATGTCCAATATCAGGAAAAGAATGATAGTCCTTTAATGCAATCCCGCGCATTGATAGAAGGAAATTATAAAGATAGATCCAATTCAATTCGTGTAGAAGAGAATATGAATAGGCTCCAAGGAGAACTTGCGAGCCAAAAATATTCATTCGACCAAGGCTCTTACGAAGAATCCATTCGATATGGAAAAGAAGCACTCCGCAGATTTTCAGGTTTAAGAGAAAGTTCCAGAAAAGAACTGAAAGAACTCGAAAACGAAGTGCAAAATCTTCTAAATAGATCTTCTCAATTGAGCTCAGATAAAAAATATTCTAACCAATTGATCGCTCCAGGTATTTCTTCCGAAGGATTTGATTTCAGGTATATTGCTCAATCTAGAGAGAAAATTCCTTCTGATAGAACATTGAATCGAGTATTTCTTCGTAAAAGGAATATCACAGTTCGTCCTGGTTATGAAACTTCTCCTCTTACAAACGATGGAGTTTTTTTGAATGTGGTTTCTTCTAACACGGAAAGAGAACCTTTGCTTGCGGGGCCTCTGGAAATTTACTCTGGAGAAAATCTTTTAGGAACTACTACTGTCTCTACTTTGAAACCAGGCCAAGAGATCAAAATGGAGCTTGGACCTGATAGAGATATCAAGGTGGAAAGAAAACAAGAGAAACTGGATGATAAGTCCGGGATCATTTCTCGCAAAAAGAATATCCGCTATAGAGTTACCATATCCATCAAAAACAATAAACGTAGAGCGGTTCCAGTTCGGTTGATTGATCGTATTCCTTATACGAATGATGATAGTGTAAAAGTAGAATGGTCTGCGGGCGCTGACACTCCTAAATCCAAAACGGAAGATGGAATTCTGACCTATGAATTCGAAATTGGTGCGAACTCCCGCAAAACAATTCAGTTTGAATACACGGTCTCCTATCCAGCAGACAATATTCTGAGAGAAACTCCTGGTTCGGATTCTTATTGAGGCTTATCATGAAAAATTATAAAAATTTAATGTATTCTTCTTTTGTTCGATTCTCTGTGATTTTTATCTTAGTTTCTTTTCCAGTGTTTGGAAAGGAATTGAACCTTCCTATTAAAGAGGTAACTGTTCATCAGGGGACAGCCCAGATTTTAAGATCCGGAAGAGTACAACTCGAACCTGGAACAAACAAGATCGAGATCTCTTATTTGCCAGTTTCTCTTTTAGAAGAAACATTAACAGCGGCGGTAACTTCTCCTCAGGTAGAGGTCACAGGTTCCAGAACTTGGAAAGAAGAAGGTACTGCTGCTTCTAATCCAGAAGTCGCTCTTCTTCAGAAAAAAGTTCAGCAATTAGAAAAGGACCTAGAAAGTTTATTAGCAAAAGAGAATGATCTAAAAGCAGAAAAGGATCTACTCGCAGAGATGCGCCGAAAGGTTTCCGATGTTGTGGGCCGCAATCTTCTGTATGGAAGGATAGAAGGAGATGGAAAAAACTGGGGGACTTATCTCAAAAAAACCAGAGATGAGGCTGTTTCTATTTTTGCTTCTTGGGAAAAATTAGAAAAATCGAAACGTAAGGTCCAAACTGAATTAGAAGAAGCTCGGGCCCAACTTTCACTCCTATTATCCCAAGCAGAAAAAAGTACACGCACTACTTGGGTCCAAATCGTAAACACAAGTTCTGAAGTAAAGAGTGTAGAGCTTCGTTTGAGTTATTTGGTGCCAAATGCAGATTGGAGACCTACTTATATTTTAACAGCGGATGATTCTTTAACCAAAGCAAAATTGGAGTATATAGTGGAGATCCGACAAGAATCTGGAGAAGATTGGAAAGGAGTTCAACTTTTACTTTCAACTACCAGACCAGATCTATCACTTCGGAGGGACAGACTTCGTCCATTAAGATTATTTGATGTAGAAGTGGATTCCAAACAAGAAATTCTCACTAATCAAACTCAGGCTGTAGGCGCTGCTCAAATGCCTAATGAAGAATCCAATATTCCTTCTACAGAAGAACCTTCTCCATCTAGTGAAAGGGGGAGCGGGTTTTTGTTCAGGCTTCCTAAAACAATCACGCTTGCTTCTCAAAAAGAATCCAGAAAATTCGAGATGTTATCTTTTAGTGCGCCCATCCAAGTAAAAACTGTGGCTTCTCCTAGATACAAACCGTTTCCTTTATTAGAAGCAGAGTTCCAAAATATGGGAGAATTTCCGATCCTTCCTGGAGAAGTTTCTTTATTCAGAAGTTCGGGACTTGTTGGAAGGACAAAAGTTTCTTATGTTTCTCCTAAAGAAAATCTTTCTGTTTCTTTAGGCACCGAAGGTAGTTTAAGACTTTCTTATAGAAAGGATTGGAACCAAACAAAAGAGGGACTTATCTCTACTCAAAAAGTAATGGAGAAAAAGGTTTATCTAAGTCTAGAAAATTTCGGCAAAGAAAGTAAAACTGTGATCGTAAGAGAACAGATCCCCATTTCTGAATCTGCGAGTGTAAAGGTAGAGGTGAATCAGGAGGCAAGCACTCCGGGTTCTAAGGAATATCGTGCTAACTCTGGAATTATAGAATGGAGTTTGGTGATCCCGCCTTCTGGGAAAAAAGAGATCAAGTTAGAATATAAAGTGACTTATCCGAATCACCAAAACTTGGATTTTTTAAGATCCTTCTAAGATCTTACTCAGTCAGATTTTTTTCTCCACTTTTGTCTACGGAATTTGGGATACCTTTTGTGTCCCAAAGTTCTAATTCCAAATTTAAAGGAAGATGTGCTGGCGCAGAAATCTGAAATTCTCCTTCTCCCTTTCTTGTTTGAAAACAGATCTGTTCCGTTCTTAGTACTCTTTCTGGTTCAGCAGCTCTTTGCGGATTCCAGTTTTGTATTTTGGAAGAAGAGGGACTTCTTCTTTTCAAATTTAAGATCACACACTGATTATCAGAATCGGAATTCTCGAAAACGAATTTTACTCTATAAAAATTCTCTTCTGCATCTGTTTGATTTTTTTCAATATCCGCAATCCTTATCTTAGGTTTACGTTTTTCGGGTTCTAATTCTGTGCGTTTAGGAAGAGGTTCTTGTTTTAAAAGATCTTCCATTGCGAGAAAGAAGTCGCTATCTTCTCCCACATTATAATATTTTCCATTTCCTGTTTTTGCCAAAGATTGCATGATTCTTTTTTCGTCGGGTTTCAATCCGAGACCAAAGATATGCATTTTAAAATTTACACCTTTTTGTTGTAAGACTTGTAGTTCTTTTTCTGGATTTCCATAACAGCTTTCGATTCCATCAGTTACTAGGATTAAGTCAGTTGGAGATTTTCTACGAGCGATATAATCTCCGGCGATCCGAATAGATTCTGCAAGTGGAGTTGCTCCGGAAGGAGTGAGACCAAAAAGTTTATTCTGAAAACCTGGACGATTTCCTTTTTCTAATGGTTGATAAAGTCTGGAGGATTGGCAACCAGGTAGACGGTTTCCATAAGCAATAAAACCTACTTCAGTTTCTTCGGGAAGTTTATTTACATAATGGCGAACATACTTTTTTGCAAGATGAACCTTTTGATAGATCCCAAGATATTCATTCATAGAACCACTTGCATCTAAGATGAATAGTTTTGATGTTTCAGGTTGTCCCGGAACTGCTAGCTCAGGCGATGTATCCGAAATGATAAAAGAAGGACCGAGAAGTAAAGATATGAGAAGAATATACTTTGGTATTTCCTTATTAATAATGGATATATATCTGAAATTTTGGAAAGAGAACATGAGAGATTCGAATACTATATTCCTTATCGGATAAAAATAAAAACACCTTAGCAATCTGATGCTTCCATTTATGTCTTATTTGTTCGATGCTGGTTTATTTTTTATTCCAATAAACGAATTGAGGATAAGATTCCATTTCTCCAAAACGGATCTTAAAACAAGAAACAGATCCATATTCTAAAACTAATCGAAATGAATTTTCTAAAGGAAAACCTAATACGATTGATGACAAACATCTGATAGGTCCGCCGTGACTCACCCAGATGGTTTTGTATTCTGATATTTCCCCTTCTTCTTTTTTGAGATTTTCCCAAGTCCTTGCTTCTTGCAGACCTTCTTCCCAAGATTTTAAGATCCTCGTTTTTAGTTCGGAATAAGTTTCTCCTCCTGGAGGTCTTCTGTTTACATAATCTTCCATCCAAGGATCTGTTTCGGATCTAGGTAGGTCTTCCCACAAACGTCCTTCCCAATTGCCGAAATCTAATTCTTGTATATTTGAGTCTACTTTCCATGCAGGGGCGATTGATTTTGATTCTAGATGTTTGCTGATATATTCAGCCAGACTATAACATCTGAATAATGGACTCGTGCGGATAGAATGTACTTTTTCAGGAAGAAGTTTCAAAACATTCTCCGCTTCCTTTTCAAAACTGGAAGGAAGCCCTAGATCCGATTTACCATAGCAGGTTCCAGGTTCTACTTCAGGAGTAGTATGTCTGACTAAAAAGATTTCCATGCGGCGACGATCCCGATCAGATACAATAGTTCAGTGACTTGTTGGACTGCACCTAAACAATCTCCCGTATATCCACCTAACCATTTTTTATAAAAACTTCTGAGATATAAATATCCGAACATTTGTAAAAGAAATGGATATAATAAAAAGCCAAAAACTCTATCCGAAGGAAGATACTCATTATGAAAGAACGCAAGCCAAGGAGCTAATCCCCAAATCCCAGCAATAATTACATTAGAAGTTTTTAAAGTTTGAATGATCGGTTTTGCCTTAGATAACTGGTCTTCTCTCACGTAAGAAAGTGTTTTTGCGGTAAATAAGGCCCAAAATCTACTGGAGGAATGAGATGAGAGTATCGTGATGAAGAGTACTTCGATAGAAAATTCTTCTAAAGATTTATAACAAACAAATTTAAGAAGAAGTACGAGTATGATCCCTATAGTCCCGAAGGCACCGATCCTACTGTCCTTCATGATCTCTAGGATCTTCTCTTTGGTCCATCCTCCACCGAATCCGTCGCATACATCTGTAAATCCGTCTTCGTGAAAAGCACCTGTGACCAAAACAGAAACTGCCATTGCCAAAACGATACTGATCTCCCAAGTTAATGAAAGATCTGCGACCCATAGAACGAACCATGTTGCAGCTCCAACAATCCATCCAACTAAAGGAAAATATCTGGAAGAAGAATTGAGATACTCGTCTGAATGTTCCACCCAAGATGGAACGATGATACGAGTATTATAACGAACGGAGGAAAGAAAAATGATCAGTTCTTTGCGGATAAATCCAAACATGCAAAGACGAATTTATTCGTTCCTCCGATTCGGGCAGCGAGAATTTACTCTTCGCTTAATCTTTTTTTTCGGAAACGCCAGCTGATTCGAAGCTTGCCATTTCTCTTAGAAATGCCAATGCAGATTCCAAGATAGGATATGCAAGTGCGCATCCGGTTCCTTCTCCCAGGCGAAGCCCAAGATCTAAGATAGGGTCTGCGTCAAAAAACTCCAGGATCAGTCTATGACCTTGTTCAGAAGACTTATGAGCGAAGACTGCGTTACGAACGATCTTGGGTTCAATTCTGGAAGCGGTC
Proteins encoded in this window:
- a CDS encoding mucoidy inhibitor MuiA family protein, with amino-acid sequence MISRFSSSVLAASFLILLGTNFYAQESDPSASDTPTAITEEEKASKSPVSVSYARIDSVLLYSDLVYVTRQSEVKLPAGVSEVLLGEVPIASLDKSVIITFTDPNKKFKIKGIRVSEKASRRKKSQEAEELEKRKEGLLLALSTKSREVQDLLDWEASIKSIKPAIREQDGVVEKIDSENFSSFRKTYAELAEDNTKLRLAKLEELDRIREEFYIVTTKIAHLAEGDTLRRKEIRLDVESDSANVFPFEYKYLIRGANWYPRYTLELNSNGQEAELGWHALVRNETGEDWKNVRLEFSTANPNQDIDLPEYREYRIASKEVAVYSGDEDYSPADKEYDAPSKPSANAGSNVFQSKKESKKKAPAPKVSQRSKAEDRIDDVQYQEKNDSPLMQSRALIEGNYKDRSNSIRVEENMNRLQGELASQKYSFDQGSYEESIRYGKEALRRFSGLRESSRKELKELENEVQNLLNRSSQLSSDKKYSNQLIAPGISSEGFDFRYIAQSREKIPSDRTLNRVFLRKRNITVRPGYETSPLTNDGVFLNVVSSNTEREPLLAGPLEIYSGENLLGTTTVSTLKPGQEIKMELGPDRDIKVERKQEKLDDKSGIISRKKNIRYRVTISIKNNKRRAVPVRLIDRIPYTNDDSVKVEWSAGADTPKSKTEDGILTYEFEIGANSRKTIQFEYTVSYPADNILRETPGSDSY
- a CDS encoding mucoidy inhibitor MuiA family protein, producing MKNYKNLMYSSFVRFSVIFILVSFPVFGKELNLPIKEVTVHQGTAQILRSGRVQLEPGTNKIEISYLPVSLLEETLTAAVTSPQVEVTGSRTWKEEGTAASNPEVALLQKKVQQLEKDLESLLAKENDLKAEKDLLAEMRRKVSDVVGRNLLYGRIEGDGKNWGTYLKKTRDEAVSIFASWEKLEKSKRKVQTELEEARAQLSLLLSQAEKSTRTTWVQIVNTSSEVKSVELRLSYLVPNADWRPTYILTADDSLTKAKLEYIVEIRQESGEDWKGVQLLLSTTRPDLSLRRDRLRPLRLFDVEVDSKQEILTNQTQAVGAAQMPNEESNIPSTEEPSPSSERGSGFLFRLPKTITLASQKESRKFEMLSFSAPIQVKTVASPRYKPFPLLEAEFQNMGEFPILPGEVSLFRSSGLVGRTKVSYVSPKENLSVSLGTEGSLRLSYRKDWNQTKEGLISTQKVMEKKVYLSLENFGKESKTVIVREQIPISESASVKVEVNQEASTPGSKEYRANSGIIEWSLVIPPSGKKEIKLEYKVTYPNHQNLDFLRSF
- a CDS encoding vWA domain-containing protein, producing the protein MFSFQNFRYISIINKEIPKYILLISLLLGPSFIISDTSPELAVPGQPETSKLFILDASGSMNEYLGIYQKVHLAKKYVRHYVNKLPEETEVGFIAYGNRLPGCQSSRLYQPLEKGNRPGFQNKLFGLTPSGATPLAESIRIAGDYIARRKSPTDLILVTDGIESCYGNPEKELQVLQQKGVNFKMHIFGLGLKPDEKRIMQSLAKTGNGKYYNVGEDSDFFLAMEDLLKQEPLPKRTELEPEKRKPKIRIADIEKNQTDAEENFYRVKFVFENSDSDNQCVILNLKRRSPSSSKIQNWNPQRAAEPERVLRTEQICFQTRKGEGEFQISAPAHLPLNLELELWDTKGIPNSVDKSGEKNLTE
- a CDS encoding histidine phosphatase family protein, with the translated sequence MEIFLVRHTTPEVEPGTCYGKSDLGLPSSFEKEAENVLKLLPEKVHSIRTSPLFRCYSLAEYISKHLESKSIAPAWKVDSNIQELDFGNWEGRLWEDLPRSETDPWMEDYVNRRPPGGETYSELKTRILKSWEEGLQEARTWENLKKEEGEISEYKTIWVSHGGPIRCLSSIVLGFPLENSFRLVLEYGSVSCFKIRFGEMESYPQFVYWNKK
- a CDS encoding adenosylcobinamide-GDP ribazoletransferase, which codes for MFGFIRKELIIFLSSVRYNTRIIVPSWVEHSDEYLNSSSRYFPLVGWIVGAATWFVLWVADLSLTWEISIVLAMAVSVLVTGAFHEDGFTDVCDGFGGGWTKEKILEIMKDSRIGAFGTIGIILVLLLKFVCYKSLEEFSIEVLFITILSSHSSSRFWALFTAKTLSYVREDQLSKAKPIIQTLKTSNVIIAGIWGLAPWLAFFHNEYLPSDRVFGFLLYPFLLQMFGYLYLRSFYKKWLGGYTGDCLGAVQQVTELLYLIGIVAAWKSF